One stretch of Candidatus Thermoplasmatota archaeon DNA includes these proteins:
- a CDS encoding OB-fold domain-containing protein translates to GAPALAIAVCDNRRPGEAPGALGVAVRVEPGAPAAPPLPPLPSQDVLSRLGELGPVAPLAGLAGALPPPAHAIAFGRWVALRAAAHDGVPQGVFVSSQQYGQTLAERLRLEGQACAACGRVVFPKRLSCPSCGGDLTSRALSRQATVYAVTSIGRGSAPSEFAEQQAVTGAYDVAVVEFPEGPRVAAQLTDVEPGTTRIGARVALETRLLYTQLGEPRYGFKAIPVRAPDS, encoded by the coding sequence CCGGCGCGCCGGCGCTTGCGATCGCCGTCTGCGACAACCGCCGCCCCGGCGAAGCGCCCGGGGCGCTTGGCGTCGCCGTCCGCGTCGAGCCGGGCGCACCCGCGGCTCCGCCGCTTCCGCCGCTGCCTTCGCAAGACGTGCTCTCCCGCCTCGGGGAGCTGGGTCCGGTTGCGCCGCTGGCCGGCCTCGCCGGCGCCTTGCCGCCCCCGGCGCACGCGATCGCCTTCGGTCGCTGGGTCGCGCTGCGCGCGGCGGCCCACGACGGCGTGCCGCAGGGGGTCTTCGTTTCGAGCCAGCAATACGGCCAGACGCTTGCCGAAAGGCTGCGCCTGGAAGGCCAAGCCTGCGCCGCGTGTGGACGCGTCGTCTTCCCGAAGCGGCTCTCGTGCCCCTCCTGCGGGGGCGACTTGACGTCGCGGGCCCTCTCGCGCCAGGCGACCGTGTACGCCGTGACGTCGATCGGCCGGGGAAGCGCCCCCAGCGAATTTGCGGAGCAGCAGGCCGTGACGGGCGCCTACGACGTTGCCGTCGTCGAGTTCCCCGAGGGGCCGCGGGTGGCCGCCCAATTGACGGACGTCGAGCCGGGCACGACGAGGATCGGCGCGCGCGTCGCCCTCGAAACCCGCCTTCTGTACACGCAGCTTGGCGAACCCCGATACGGCTTCAAGGCCATCCCCGTCCGCGCGCCGGATTCATGA
- a CDS encoding M14 family zinc carboxypeptidase — protein sequence MQRLTVVAVALLLGAGLAGCIGSPEIPLESASLPALDLAVVPVGFLNYHVAATFIEDLQDLQATFPRLVDAFEIGRSVLGRPIHVAIVTNQDLRAEPRPVAFIDGCHHGNEIQGCEAPLFVARFLAENYATNATVRWILDSFEVHVVPTVNPDGRDLMTRVNANGVNLNRNYPTDHGNPLGLSYPIGAPVSQHTWRLPAPWVPEPVAGQIPPQVPFQRPVRPSENGGFAPLDQPETRAVNNWLMLHADRLAFYLTFHTSTHSIVVPWAAFSKPREIPAEHNAVFDDLLSWVNAHTTYKGGRIGWGDNSGNLSYAASGSSMDWAYQRYVVPSLTFETFVPVSVRDQWPSDVNFWGASSLVFTLKMLLNTDLLGKWKLPEREFPYPEDWIGVHFHPQGVGKSPADADGRVEAEL from the coding sequence TTGCAAAGGCTTACGGTCGTCGCCGTCGCCCTTCTTCTTGGCGCGGGGCTTGCAGGATGCATCGGCTCGCCGGAGATTCCCCTTGAGTCCGCCTCGCTTCCTGCCCTTGACCTCGCCGTCGTTCCCGTCGGATTCCTCAACTACCACGTCGCAGCGACGTTCATCGAGGACCTGCAGGACCTACAGGCGACCTTCCCGCGTCTCGTGGACGCTTTCGAGATCGGCCGCTCGGTGTTGGGACGCCCCATCCACGTGGCCATCGTCACGAACCAGGATCTGCGTGCCGAGCCGCGCCCCGTCGCCTTCATCGACGGCTGCCACCACGGGAACGAGATCCAAGGCTGCGAGGCGCCCCTGTTCGTCGCGCGGTTCCTCGCCGAGAACTACGCCACGAACGCCACCGTGCGATGGATCCTCGACAGCTTCGAGGTGCACGTGGTGCCCACGGTGAACCCCGACGGGCGCGATCTCATGACGCGCGTCAACGCCAACGGCGTCAACCTGAACCGCAACTATCCCACCGACCACGGCAACCCGCTCGGCTTGAGCTACCCGATCGGCGCGCCCGTCTCGCAGCACACCTGGCGCCTGCCCGCGCCCTGGGTCCCCGAGCCCGTAGCCGGCCAGATCCCGCCCCAGGTTCCCTTCCAGCGACCCGTGCGGCCCAGCGAGAACGGCGGCTTTGCGCCGCTCGATCAGCCGGAGACGCGCGCGGTCAACAATTGGCTCATGCTGCACGCGGATCGTCTTGCGTTCTACCTGACGTTCCACACGAGCACGCACAGCATCGTCGTGCCGTGGGCCGCCTTCAGCAAGCCGCGCGAGATCCCCGCCGAGCACAACGCGGTGTTCGACGACCTCCTCTCCTGGGTGAACGCGCACACGACCTACAAGGGCGGGCGCATCGGCTGGGGCGACAACAGCGGCAACCTCTCCTACGCCGCGTCGGGCTCCAGCATGGACTGGGCCTACCAGCGCTACGTCGTCCCGAGCCTCACCTTCGAGACGTTCGTGCCCGTCTCCGTGCGCGACCAGTGGCCAAGCGACGTGAACTTCTGGGGCGCAAGCTCGCTCGTGTTCACGCTCAAGATGCTCCTGAACACGGACCTCCTTGGCAAGTGGAAGCTCCCGGAGCGCGAGTTCCCCTATCCGGAGGACTGGATCGGCGTCCACTTCCACCCGCAGGGCGTCGGCAAGAGCCCCGCCGACGCGGACGGACGCGTCGAAGCCGAGCTTTAG
- a CDS encoding sialidase family protein, with the protein MRGRFAVLSGLALVLAGCIGSVPVATDEGEDGLAPAVTLPGAVTIHRGTVEVTGDSLAALASSIPSVLARSTGHDGAEPTLGVLDDGTIFFIAFENVLRSRDHGETWEDVTPYPVVRAPVLNRGVPPTLDPFLHVDRLTNRVFVNQLTVACSYMSISDNGGDTWIVNPVACGRPGIDHQKVGTAAPHAGSFAQPVSAAYPNLVYFAYNDLANLGGSSVSISLDGGLTFPVTRETVPSNEPFSCSGGLHGNVRASVTGTLYIPKRSCFGMIAATSYNSGFTWTQQLVGGDVGSTKCRKNPDIGTDTEGHAYAVWPAADEELYLARSVTDGRQWSSSTKLSPPQIEVATMPVIAAGSPGRIAVAYYGIERDQTEDAPPDRVSESGRWHLYLTTSQNALDDEPTFVTVRVTPEDDPIQIGPISTNSGCGNPPGSRNLLDFIDIVLDKDGRAHVAYADGCTEGCAGNPEATMANSRSRLGMLALVAAGPSLYADLGELPALPGLP; encoded by the coding sequence ATGCGCGGGAGGTTCGCCGTCCTTTCCGGACTGGCCCTTGTGTTGGCAGGCTGCATCGGGAGCGTACCGGTTGCTACGGACGAGGGCGAGGACGGCCTCGCTCCCGCGGTGACCCTTCCGGGGGCGGTCACCATCCATCGGGGGACCGTGGAGGTCACGGGCGACTCCCTGGCCGCGCTTGCGTCCTCGATCCCGTCGGTCCTTGCCCGCTCGACCGGCCACGACGGCGCCGAGCCCACGCTTGGCGTGCTCGACGACGGCACCATCTTCTTCATCGCGTTCGAGAACGTGCTCCGCTCGCGCGACCACGGCGAGACCTGGGAGGACGTGACCCCGTACCCCGTCGTCCGCGCGCCCGTGCTCAACCGCGGCGTGCCGCCCACGCTCGATCCCTTCCTGCACGTCGACCGCCTCACGAACCGCGTGTTCGTAAACCAGCTCACGGTGGCCTGCAGCTACATGTCCATCAGCGACAACGGCGGCGACACGTGGATCGTAAACCCCGTCGCCTGCGGGCGCCCGGGCATCGACCACCAAAAGGTGGGAACGGCCGCGCCGCACGCGGGCTCCTTTGCCCAACCGGTCTCGGCGGCCTACCCGAACCTCGTATACTTCGCGTACAACGATCTCGCGAACCTCGGCGGAAGCAGCGTGAGCATCAGCTTGGACGGCGGCCTCACCTTCCCCGTCACGCGCGAGACCGTGCCGAGCAACGAGCCCTTCTCCTGCTCCGGCGGCCTCCACGGCAACGTGCGCGCCTCCGTCACCGGCACGCTATACATCCCCAAGCGCTCCTGCTTTGGCATGATCGCCGCCACGAGCTACAACTCTGGCTTCACGTGGACGCAGCAGCTCGTCGGCGGGGACGTGGGCTCCACGAAGTGCCGCAAGAACCCCGACATCGGCACCGACACGGAGGGCCACGCCTACGCCGTCTGGCCTGCGGCCGACGAAGAGCTGTACCTTGCGCGAAGCGTCACGGACGGGCGCCAGTGGAGTTCGTCGACCAAGCTCTCGCCCCCGCAGATCGAAGTCGCCACCATGCCCGTGATCGCCGCCGGCAGCCCCGGCCGCATCGCCGTGGCCTACTACGGCATCGAGCGCGACCAGACCGAGGACGCGCCGCCCGACCGCGTGTCGGAATCCGGCCGGTGGCACCTCTACCTCACCACGAGCCAAAACGCGCTCGACGACGAGCCCACGTTTGTCACCGTGCGCGTGACGCCCGAGGACGACCCCATCCAGATCGGGCCCATCAGCACGAACTCCGGATGCGGCAACCCGCCCGGATCGCGCAACCTGCTCGACTTCATCGACATCGTCCTCGACAAGGACGGCCGCGCCCACGTCGCGTACGCCGACGGCTGCACGGAAGGATGCGCGGGGAACCCCGAGGCCACGATGGCCAACAGCCGCTCGCGCCTGGGCATGCTGGCGCTCGTGGCCGCCGGCCCGTCCCTCTACGCGGACCTCGGCGAGCTTCCCGCGCTTCCGGGCCTCCCCTGA
- a CDS encoding DUF61 family protein, with protein sequence MRYELDTLHAGLVTQRRPLADLLREERPTAPARSGEHAFDAAELCALAARAPPDLPRVLRLPIQVYLDTEAPDSANVMEEPAARMLEALGVRAGEPDRAGRRWFGRALAIDLRRRWPTTVQFVYV encoded by the coding sequence CTGCGCTACGAGCTCGACACGCTCCACGCCGGGCTCGTCACGCAGCGGCGCCCCCTCGCCGACCTCCTTCGCGAGGAGCGCCCCACGGCGCCGGCTCGCAGCGGCGAGCACGCCTTCGACGCGGCAGAGCTTTGCGCGCTTGCCGCGCGCGCGCCCCCCGACCTCCCCCGCGTGCTTCGCCTGCCCATCCAAGTCTACCTCGACACGGAGGCGCCCGACTCGGCCAACGTCATGGAGGAGCCCGCCGCGCGCATGCTCGAAGCCCTCGGCGTGCGCGCGGGCGAGCCCGACCGCGCGGGCAGGCGCTGGTTTGGCCGCGCGCTTGCGATCGACCTTCGCCGACGATGGCCGACGACCGTGCAGTTCGTGTACGTGTGA
- a CDS encoding redox-regulated ATPase YchF: MEIGLVGKPNVGKSTLFSALTKAPAEIGDYPFTTIKPNRGVAYVRTPCPHVAFGKPCNPRNAPCRNGTRLVPVEILDVAGLVPKAHEGRGLGNKFLDDLRQATCLLHVVDAAGATDEEGRPVPAGSHDPATDVAFLEEEIAFWIEGILAKDWEAMKRRFSDPHQKPEKILAERLTFFGVQEKHVKHVVEKVGLDAGKLAREVRAMTKPILVVANKADKAAPELVESLRARFGSIPASADAELALRKAADAGVVDYEPGAPDFSIKDEGKLNPRQKQALEFIRANVLAKHGGTGVQPALEKAVYDLLGLIPVFPVEDETHWTDGQGRVLPDAHLLKKGSTAKDLAFKVHTDLGEHFVRAIDAKTKRVVGADHELRAGDVIRIVSAK, encoded by the coding sequence ATGGAGATCGGCCTCGTGGGCAAGCCCAACGTGGGCAAGAGCACGCTTTTCTCCGCCCTCACGAAGGCGCCGGCCGAGATCGGGGACTACCCGTTCACGACGATCAAGCCCAACCGCGGCGTGGCCTACGTGCGCACCCCGTGCCCCCACGTGGCCTTCGGCAAGCCCTGCAACCCACGGAACGCGCCCTGCCGCAACGGGACGCGCCTCGTGCCCGTCGAGATCCTCGACGTGGCCGGTCTTGTGCCCAAGGCGCACGAGGGCCGCGGCCTTGGCAACAAGTTCCTCGACGACCTGCGCCAAGCCACGTGCCTGCTCCACGTCGTCGACGCTGCGGGCGCCACGGACGAGGAAGGCCGTCCCGTGCCCGCGGGCTCGCACGACCCCGCTACCGACGTGGCGTTCCTCGAGGAGGAGATCGCGTTCTGGATCGAAGGCATCCTCGCCAAGGATTGGGAGGCCATGAAGCGACGCTTCTCCGACCCGCACCAGAAGCCCGAGAAGATCCTCGCGGAGCGGCTCACGTTCTTTGGCGTGCAGGAGAAGCACGTGAAGCACGTCGTCGAGAAGGTCGGGCTCGACGCCGGAAAGCTCGCGCGGGAAGTGCGCGCGATGACAAAGCCCATCCTCGTCGTCGCCAACAAGGCCGACAAGGCGGCACCCGAGCTCGTCGAGAGCCTGCGCGCGCGGTTCGGGTCGATCCCGGCAAGCGCGGACGCCGAGCTTGCGCTGCGCAAGGCCGCCGATGCCGGCGTCGTCGACTACGAGCCAGGCGCGCCCGACTTCTCGATCAAGGACGAGGGCAAGCTCAATCCTCGCCAGAAGCAGGCGCTCGAGTTCATCCGCGCAAACGTGCTGGCCAAGCACGGCGGCACGGGCGTGCAGCCCGCGCTCGAGAAGGCCGTGTACGACCTCCTCGGGCTCATCCCCGTCTTCCCCGTCGAGGACGAGACGCACTGGACCGACGGGCAGGGACGCGTGCTTCCCGACGCGCACCTCCTCAAGAAAGGGTCCACGGCAAAGGACCTCGCGTTCAAGGTCCACACGGACCTCGGCGAGCACTTCGTGCGCGCCATCGACGCGAAGACCAAGCGCGTGGTGGGAGCCGACCACGAGCTCCGCGCGGGTGACGTGATCCGGATCGTGTCGGCGAAGTGA